The sequence TCCGTCCAGAATACGAAACACTGTCGCCGGATCCGAAGGTGCGCGTGGACGGAGATTTGAAAGAAACGCTGAAAAATCTATCTACACACAATCAGCCCGGCTTTTCCGATGACCAGATCCAGGGGATACGCCAAAAGGTGCTCCAAAATTTCAAGCGACCTGAAGGCGCTCAATTCACCGCCCAAGACATCATAGAAATCACCCGCGCCGCACTGCCGGCGGAAGGTGTCCTATTTTCGGAGACCGGTGCTTACATTGCCATGCTTGAACATCTCTGGGGTGTGGAAGATCCGAACACCTATTGGGGAACAACCGGCGGACGAACCATGGGGTTGACACTGCCCGCTATTTTTGGTGCAAAGCTGGCGAAACCCGACATGCTTGCGGTGGGCATCGGTGGAGACGGGAGTTTGTTGATGCGTCTGGGTGAATTGGAGACCTTTGCACGCACCGGCGTAGCCGTGCCCCTGATTATTATCAACGACCAAGCGCTGGGAACAATGAAGTCTCGTCAGAAATCGCGTGGTATGCCCGAGTACGCTTTGGATTTCCATTCCGTTGATTTCGCTGGAATCGCCATAGCGTGTGGTCTGAGAGGGGTTACGGTAAGCACGCCTGAGCAGTTTGAATGTGAGTTGAAACTGGCGATGGAGGCAGACCGAACGACACTGATTGACGCACGGGTCGATTCACAGGCATATCAAGATAGCTTTGGACCAACAATTGGTGTTCTTGACTAAGTTAGGCCCGCACATTCTCTAATCCGAAGCTTTGTTAGGGGGAAAACGCCATGAAAATGAAAGCAGCTGTCCTACACTCGACGCCCGGAAAACTGTCCGTTGAGGAAATCGACATCGCAGATCCCGGTCCAAACGAAGTGCGCGTCAAAATTGCCGCTAGCGGCCTCTGTCACACAGACTGGGAAACCATGCACGGCTACCAACCCGTGAACTTGCCAGCTGTGATTGGGCACGAAGGCGCTGGCGTTGTGGAGTCAGTCGGTCCGGGGGTCACCCGTGTCAAAGTCGGCGATCACGTGGCGTGTTCGTGGAGTCCAAACTGTGGCCACTGTTTCTACTGTGACCACGGTCAACCCATCCTCTGCGAGGTCGCAAAAGATGCCAATGGACAAGGGCTACTATTCGATGGCACAACACGGATGTCTTTGAACG comes from Candidatus Poribacteria bacterium and encodes:
- a CDS encoding thiamine pyrophosphate-binding protein, giving the protein RPEYETLSPDPKVRVDGDLKETLKNLSTHNQPGFSDDQIQGIRQKVLQNFKRPEGAQFTAQDIIEITRAALPAEGVLFSETGAYIAMLEHLWGVEDPNTYWGTTGGRTMGLTLPAIFGAKLAKPDMLAVGIGGDGSLLMRLGELETFARTGVAVPLIIINDQALGTMKSRQKSRGMPEYALDFHSVDFAGIAIACGLRGVTVSTPEQFECELKLAMEADRTTLIDARVDSQAYQDSFGPTIGVLD